From Terriglobales bacterium, the proteins below share one genomic window:
- a CDS encoding (2Fe-2S)-binding protein, with protein sequence MPDAPALVPIRVTVNGKAHSLSVEPRTLLVELLRETLNLTGTHIGCDTSFCGACTVMLNGASVKSCTVFAVQADQGDVLTVEGLAKNGELHPIQQAFVEHHGLQCGYCTPGMLLSTLQLLQTNAQPEEKDVRKAIAGNCCRCTGYQNIFKAVADAAHRMEKS encoded by the coding sequence ATGCCTGACGCTCCCGCGCTCGTCCCCATCCGCGTCACCGTGAACGGCAAAGCGCATTCGCTCTCCGTCGAGCCTCGCACGCTCCTGGTCGAGTTGCTGCGCGAGACGCTGAACCTCACCGGCACGCACATCGGCTGCGACACGTCGTTCTGCGGCGCCTGCACCGTGATGCTCAACGGCGCGAGCGTGAAGTCCTGCACCGTCTTTGCCGTGCAGGCCGACCAGGGCGACGTCCTGACCGTCGAGGGCCTGGCCAAGAACGGCGAGCTGCATCCCATCCAGCAGGCCTTCGTCGAGCACCACGGACTCCAGTGCGGATACTGCACCCCCGGCATGCTGCTCTCGACCTTGCAGTTGCTGCAGACGAACGCGCAGCCGGAGGAGAAAGACGTCCGCAAGGCTATTGCCGGCAACTGCTGCCGCTGCACCGGGTATCAGAACATCTTCAAGGCGGTGGCTGACGCCGCCCACCGCATGGAGAAGAGCTGA
- a CDS encoding SRPBCC domain-containing protein: MPFAFSGDFVVSRSREEVYDFLTDPKAFGPLLPDFQGVNEEGPGRWTLKMNVGVAHIRGTAGVRLILAAQKRPESAEYIGQGQFAGGSVNLTASFELSDAAPGTQVRWKGEAQVFGALASLAGGLLEPMVQKNLKTVTDSLKQALS, from the coding sequence ATGCCCTTCGCATTTTCCGGCGACTTCGTGGTTTCCCGCTCGCGCGAGGAGGTCTACGACTTCCTCACCGACCCCAAGGCGTTTGGCCCGCTGCTGCCAGATTTCCAGGGTGTCAACGAGGAGGGACCCGGCCGCTGGACCCTGAAGATGAACGTCGGCGTTGCGCATATCCGGGGAACGGCGGGCGTGCGGCTGATCCTGGCCGCGCAGAAGCGCCCGGAGAGCGCCGAGTACATCGGCCAGGGACAGTTCGCCGGAGGCAGCGTCAACCTCACCGCCAGCTTCGAGCTTTCCGACGCCGCGCCCGGCACCCAGGTCCGCTGGAAGGGCGAAGCGCAAGTCTTCGGCGCTCTCGCGTCGCTTGCGGGAGGGCTGCTCGAACCCATGGTGCAGAAGAACCTGAAGACGGTGACGGACAGCTTGAAACAGGCTTTGAGTTAG
- a CDS encoding xanthine dehydrogenase family protein molybdopterin-binding subunit, with amino-acid sequence MAKKTKPKSEAPRWVGRSLTRKEEPRLVRGQGKFIDDFKLPGMVYMKLVRSPYGHARVVKINVDAAEAHPGVLCTLTGAEVAKLVQPFIEIGPEPGGKIVDYPMASDVARYQGEPVAAVVAESRHAAEDAAELVEVDYEPLPPVMDAEEALLDRTVLHAASGTNKVWEGVFEYGDVEKAFKQAAHVVHIDRLHCHRFSSTPLENNAIISQWDLSDQRIRYWCNNSFPTFAIQFLSPALGVRIDQIRVETHDIGGSFGIKITNYPYMAIGALASRKCGGRPVKWTETRSEHLTASAHGNERTFRDTRVALDKNGVITALTSRHIDDCGAYPRYEPLGCVIWSQVFPGCYRFRNARIDFTQAVTNKCPVGPNRGYSRMQHLWFLERVIDLCAHQLGIPADEMRLRNYIRPEQFPYTTPNGCIYDSGNYPKMLEMAKKLADWDDWKKVQAEERAKKDGRWIGIGIGTTLDSGTNNFGQSQIINPNAPYSGQSQAASAKLDIYGEIVVAVGSVPQGQGHETTASQVVADVLGVHPDLVSVRVGFDTERNVHTGHSGTYASQFAVSGLSAVHGAVQMLKAEILRLAAFVLKAPQSRLEMGVGKQGPEVRVKGTDRSVNYWRLANLANVNTAVLPKSLLDVTLNCRYTWRAPFKVPDIKRKYGNLTLTYASQLHIAVMEIERDTCRPRILAYAAVDDCGRVINPTIVQGQVHGATAHGIGAALMETCAYSSDGNMLTSTFSSYTPITSLNMPTLRCGHLETPSPHSYNGAKGMGEGGAAPLHTISAALQDALYASGVIISDSHNTPDSIFAALARASQGRDANVRTERPGK; translated from the coding sequence ATGGCGAAGAAGACCAAACCGAAGTCTGAAGCGCCGCGCTGGGTGGGCCGCTCGCTCACCCGCAAGGAAGAGCCGCGCCTGGTCCGCGGCCAGGGCAAGTTCATCGACGACTTCAAGCTTCCCGGCATGGTGTACATGAAGCTGGTGCGCTCGCCCTACGGGCACGCCCGCGTCGTCAAGATCAACGTGGACGCCGCTGAGGCCCATCCCGGAGTGCTGTGCACGCTGACCGGCGCCGAAGTGGCGAAGCTAGTCCAGCCCTTCATCGAGATTGGCCCCGAGCCCGGCGGAAAGATCGTGGACTACCCCATGGCCTCCGACGTCGCTCGCTACCAGGGCGAGCCGGTGGCCGCCGTGGTCGCGGAATCGCGCCACGCCGCCGAGGACGCCGCCGAACTCGTCGAAGTGGACTATGAACCGCTCCCCCCGGTGATGGACGCCGAGGAGGCCCTGCTCGACCGCACCGTGCTGCACGCGGCTTCTGGCACCAACAAAGTCTGGGAGGGCGTCTTCGAGTACGGTGACGTGGAGAAGGCATTCAAGCAGGCCGCGCACGTCGTCCACATCGACCGCCTGCACTGCCACCGCTTTTCGTCCACGCCGCTGGAGAACAACGCCATCATCTCGCAGTGGGACCTGAGCGACCAGCGCATCCGCTACTGGTGCAACAATTCCTTCCCCACCTTCGCCATCCAGTTCCTGTCGCCGGCGCTGGGCGTGCGCATTGACCAGATCCGCGTGGAGACCCACGACATCGGCGGCAGCTTCGGCATCAAGATCACCAACTATCCCTACATGGCCATCGGCGCGCTGGCCTCGCGCAAGTGCGGCGGACGCCCGGTGAAGTGGACGGAAACGCGCAGCGAGCACCTGACCGCCAGTGCCCACGGCAACGAGCGCACCTTCCGCGATACGCGCGTCGCCCTGGACAAGAACGGCGTCATCACCGCCCTCACCTCGCGCCACATCGACGACTGCGGCGCCTACCCGCGCTACGAGCCGCTGGGCTGCGTCATCTGGTCGCAGGTCTTTCCCGGCTGCTACCGCTTCCGCAATGCCCGCATCGACTTCACCCAGGCGGTCACCAATAAGTGTCCCGTCGGCCCCAACCGCGGCTACTCCCGCATGCAGCACTTGTGGTTCCTGGAGCGCGTCATTGACCTCTGCGCCCACCAGCTCGGCATCCCCGCGGATGAGATGCGCCTGCGCAACTACATCCGCCCCGAACAATTCCCCTACACCACGCCCAACGGCTGCATCTACGACTCCGGCAACTATCCGAAGATGCTGGAGATGGCGAAGAAGCTCGCCGACTGGGACGACTGGAAGAAAGTGCAGGCGGAGGAGCGCGCCAAGAAGGACGGCCGCTGGATCGGGATCGGCATCGGCACCACGCTCGACTCCGGCACCAACAACTTCGGGCAGTCGCAGATCATCAATCCCAACGCGCCTTACTCCGGGCAGTCGCAGGCCGCGAGCGCCAAGCTCGATATCTACGGCGAGATCGTCGTGGCCGTCGGCTCCGTCCCCCAGGGCCAGGGACACGAGACTACCGCCTCCCAGGTGGTGGCCGACGTGCTCGGCGTCCACCCCGACCTGGTCAGCGTCCGCGTCGGCTTCGACACCGAGCGCAACGTGCACACCGGGCACTCCGGCACCTACGCCAGCCAGTTCGCCGTCTCCGGCCTCTCCGCCGTCCACGGGGCCGTCCAGATGCTGAAGGCGGAGATCCTTCGCCTCGCCGCCTTCGTCTTGAAAGCTCCCCAGAGCCGCCTGGAGATGGGAGTCGGCAAGCAGGGGCCGGAAGTCCGCGTGAAGGGCACCGACCGCTCCGTCAACTACTGGCGCCTCGCTAACCTGGCCAACGTCAACACCGCCGTCCTGCCCAAGAGCCTGCTGGACGTCACGTTGAACTGCCGCTACACCTGGCGCGCTCCCTTCAAGGTCCCGGACATCAAGCGCAAGTACGGCAACCTCACGCTCACCTACGCCTCGCAGTTGCACATCGCGGTGATGGAGATCGAGCGCGACACCTGCCGGCCGCGCATTCTGGCCTACGCCGCTGTGGACGACTGCGGCCGCGTCATCAATCCCACCATCGTCCAAGGGCAGGTGCACGGCGCCACGGCGCACGGCATCGGCGCCGCGCTCATGGAAACCTGCGCCTACTCCTCCGACGGCAACATGCTCACCTCCACCTTCAGCAGCTACACCCCCATCACCTCGCTGAACATGCCCACGCTGCGCTGCGGGCATCTGGAGACTCCCTCGCCGCACAGCTACAACGGGGCCAAGGGCATGGGAGAAGGCGGCGCCG